In Stomatohabitans albus, one genomic interval encodes:
- a CDS encoding EutP/PduV family microcompartment system protein, with translation MAAVLMVGSVGVGKTTLTQRLTDRDIEYVKTQATYREGDVFDTPGEYLDGPFHKQALQLTSAEADVILFLLAATALECRIPPGFSSFFMKPVIGVVTKKDMATEDEIERSISLLEQTGAHPVLVVSAMTGEGIEELSQLINKEGGTS, from the coding sequence ATGGCAGCAGTCTTAATGGTCGGTTCTGTCGGTGTAGGGAAGACGACCCTCACCCAACGGTTAACGGACCGTGATATTGAGTATGTCAAAACACAGGCAACCTACCGTGAAGGTGATGTTTTTGACACGCCGGGTGAATACCTTGATGGGCCATTCCATAAGCAAGCCTTGCAGCTGACCAGTGCTGAAGCAGACGTCATCTTATTCCTGTTGGCCGCTACCGCGTTGGAATGCCGTATACCACCAGGGTTCTCATCGTTCTTCATGAAACCCGTTATCGGGGTAGTGACGAAAAAGGATATGGCCACTGAAGACGAAATTGAGCGATCCATTTCGCTTCTTGAACAAACGGGTGCACATCCCGTACTTGTCGTTTCTGCAATGACGGGAGAAGGAATCGAAGAGCTTTCACAGTTGATCAATAAGGAAGGGGGCACCAGCTAA
- a CDS encoding BMC domain-containing protein, with protein MEESKQRVIQEFVPGKQVTLAHIVANPDPQLFAKLGLGRDLNGAIAILTITPSEASIIAADAATKASEVQLGFVDRFSGSLLIVGNLADVEAGLRAVLDTLVGLLRFTPAPITRS; from the coding sequence ATGGAAGAAAGTAAGCAACGGGTTATTCAGGAGTTTGTTCCTGGCAAACAGGTAACACTTGCCCACATCGTGGCTAATCCTGATCCGCAGTTGTTTGCAAAACTCGGTCTCGGGAGAGATCTGAATGGGGCGATTGCGATTTTGACCATCACCCCAAGTGAAGCGTCAATTATTGCAGCAGATGCTGCAACAAAAGCCAGCGAAGTCCAGCTTGGGTTCGTTGACCGCTTTAGTGGTTCCCTTTTAATCGTTGGCAATTTGGCTGACGTAGAAGCGGGGCTACGTGCTGTGCTTGACACCTTGGTGGGATTACTTCGATTTACACCCGCACCAATAACACGGTCATAG
- a CDS encoding iron-containing alcohol dehydrogenase family protein: MAVSYHPTAVHMGEDAMDTLTQFSGQRVLIITDAFLATTDLVANAKARLGQHVHIFDGVIPDPTTETVAEIVRMSNQVRPEVVIAIGGGSPIDAAKGGLLAINHNGHSPTFIVIPTTCGSGSEVTPFTIITDQNGTKNALVTDDVLPEIAILTPEAVATLPAHIAAETGMDALTHCFEAYTSTDAQIFSDMWAMHAIELLFTHLVPSYQGNQESREIQLYASTMAGFAFSEAGLGIVHSMAHATGARLHLVHGRINSVLLPRVLAFNAGLPNPSTPEELRVVQRLAAVADHIGIAKQTPVESANAVINRIVEIRQTLGIADTLTGLGASEAPSPALFDDLASHAIVDPCTTTNPKPVTQADLSGIIRDAW, from the coding sequence ATGGCAGTCAGCTATCATCCCACTGCGGTGCACATGGGCGAAGACGCAATGGACACCCTTACGCAATTTTCCGGTCAACGAGTGCTTATCATCACCGACGCATTCCTGGCTACCACGGATTTGGTCGCAAACGCTAAAGCGCGCTTGGGCCAGCACGTGCATATTTTTGATGGAGTCATCCCTGACCCAACAACTGAAACCGTCGCCGAAATTGTAAGAATGTCGAATCAGGTAAGACCTGAAGTCGTTATTGCCATTGGTGGTGGATCCCCAATCGATGCAGCTAAGGGCGGCTTATTAGCGATAAACCATAACGGCCATAGCCCCACCTTTATCGTCATTCCCACAACCTGTGGGTCTGGTTCCGAGGTCACGCCATTCACGATTATCACCGACCAAAATGGGACCAAAAACGCGCTGGTTACCGATGATGTATTGCCAGAGATTGCGATTTTGACACCCGAGGCGGTGGCGACGCTACCCGCTCATATTGCGGCTGAAACCGGTATGGACGCATTGACGCATTGTTTTGAGGCGTATACGTCTACCGATGCCCAGATTTTCTCTGATATGTGGGCGATGCATGCAATAGAACTCCTGTTCACTCATCTTGTACCCAGTTATCAAGGCAATCAGGAAAGCCGTGAAATACAGCTTTATGCCTCAACGATGGCTGGATTTGCGTTTTCAGAAGCTGGCCTCGGTATCGTGCACTCCATGGCACATGCGACCGGGGCACGACTTCACCTTGTGCACGGACGGATTAACTCCGTCTTGTTGCCGCGCGTTTTAGCGTTTAACGCTGGGCTTCCTAATCCCAGTACCCCAGAAGAACTCCGGGTGGTTCAACGCCTCGCCGCAGTAGCCGATCACATCGGCATTGCTAAGCAGACCCCCGTTGAATCCGCGAATGCGGTTATTAATCGTATCGTTGAGATTCGTCAAACACTCGGTATTGCCGATACGCTGACAGGACTTGGTGCGAGCGAGGCACCCAGCCCAG